Proteins found in one Chloroflexota bacterium genomic segment:
- a CDS encoding acetylxylan esterase, whose product MIGEDPRLTGADVDPLRQRLFEAYDNWLMRQCREHYDARGENWQRDYSNQNAYLKSIEPNRERLLAMIGGWPWERGPLEPRIEEIAATDTYTASRVWYTSFDDVRVDAILIRPHGPGPFPAVLAQHGVNHTPEQICGFCDPEHSAAYHEIGVRLAKHGYVVIAPRMIGGYGEDRFNVPNIPSLRKHEQGRAQNQIHRKAILIGQTIQALEYFTLSRAVDYLETLPEVDNSRIGLYGLSRGGRAALWLGALEQRLQAVVSSAWFNERFSKMLQPEIIKVGSFIETSSEFQFIPGLFHEFGDADIASLICPRAFFVEDGKHDGAVWWPNAVQEFKLVEEIYRNLGIPEKCGIRIHEQGHETEPEAEITDIQAVAFLDRWLKAV is encoded by the coding sequence GTGATTGGCGAGGATCCTAGACTCACCGGAGCCGACGTAGACCCGCTGCGGCAGCGACTCTTTGAGGCGTATGACAACTGGCTCATGCGCCAATGCCGCGAACATTACGACGCGCGCGGCGAAAACTGGCAGCGGGACTACTCAAATCAGAATGCGTATCTGAAGTCAATTGAACCAAATCGCGAGCGCCTGCTCGCCATGATCGGCGGCTGGCCGTGGGAGCGCGGACCACTGGAGCCGCGCATCGAGGAAATCGCCGCTACCGATACCTACACGGCCTCACGCGTTTGGTATACGTCATTTGACGACGTGCGCGTGGATGCCATTCTCATTCGCCCTCATGGCCCGGGGCCGTTTCCGGCGGTGCTCGCCCAGCACGGCGTCAATCACACGCCGGAGCAGATTTGCGGGTTCTGCGACCCGGAACACAGTGCCGCCTATCACGAGATTGGTGTGCGCCTCGCCAAGCATGGCTACGTGGTCATAGCGCCACGCATGATTGGCGGCTACGGCGAAGACCGCTTCAACGTGCCCAACATTCCCTCGCTGCGCAAGCACGAGCAGGGCCGCGCGCAGAACCAGATTCACCGCAAGGCCATCCTCATCGGCCAAACCATCCAGGCGCTGGAGTACTTCACGCTCTCCCGTGCCGTGGACTATCTGGAGACGCTGCCGGAAGTTGACAATAGCAGAATCGGCCTCTACGGCCTTTCGCGCGGCGGCCGTGCCGCCCTTTGGCTGGGTGCCCTGGAGCAACGATTGCAGGCGGTGGTCTCATCGGCCTGGTTCAACGAGCGGTTCAGCAAGATGCTGCAGCCGGAAATCATCAAAGTCGGTTCCTTCATTGAGACTTCATCCGAATTCCAATTCATCCCAGGTCTCTTCCATGAGTTTGGCGACGCCGACATTGCCTCTCTCATCTGCCCGCGCGCCTTCTTCGTGGAGGACGGCAAGCACGACGGCGCCGTGTGGTGGCCGAATGCCGTTCAGGAATTCAAGCTGGTTGAAGAGATATATAGGAATCTCGGCATACCGGAGAAGTGCGGCATTCGCATTCACGAACAAGGCCATGAAACGGAGCCGGAAGCGGAGATCACGGATATCCAAGCCGTGGCGTTTCTCGACCGCTGGCTGAAGGCTGTGTGA
- a CDS encoding transketolase, whose amino-acid sequence MKMSIEDLEEQARLIRRDIITCTTIAGSGHPSSSLSGVEIMAALYFGGIMQYDPAKPQWHDRDRLIMSKGHASPLLYVVLAQAGYFSTDLLATLRQIGSPLEGHPNMTRLPGVEASTGSLGQGLSLGLGHAFAARIENRDFHVFVILGDGEQDEGQIWEAAMTAAHYKLDNVTAIVDHNKAQQTGWVRDVLDYSPLTEKWRAFQWDVQEIDGHDTSAVVQALQRAKSTEGRPSCIVAHTVKGKGVSFVEADYSYHGKSLTKEEEQRALEELGWQ is encoded by the coding sequence ATGAAGATGTCAATCGAAGATCTAGAAGAACAAGCACGACTAATCCGCCGCGACATCATCACCTGCACGACAATAGCAGGGTCAGGGCACCCGTCAAGCTCGCTCTCCGGCGTAGAGATCATGGCTGCATTGTATTTCGGCGGCATCATGCAATATGATCCCGCAAAGCCGCAATGGCATGATCGTGATCGCTTGATTATGAGTAAAGGCCACGCGAGCCCGTTGCTCTATGTTGTCTTGGCACAGGCCGGGTATTTCTCAACGGACCTGCTGGCAACCCTTAGGCAGATTGGCAGCCCGCTCGAGGGGCATCCCAACATGACCCGCCTGCCCGGTGTAGAAGCCAGTACCGGATCTCTGGGTCAGGGACTCTCGCTTGGCTTGGGACATGCCTTCGCAGCCCGCATCGAGAATAGAGATTTCCACGTATTCGTCATATTGGGTGATGGGGAACAGGACGAAGGGCAGATTTGGGAAGCTGCCATGACTGCGGCTCACTACAAGCTCGACAATGTGACCGCCATTGTGGACCACAACAAAGCCCAGCAGACCGGCTGGGTGAGAGACGTGCTCGACTACTCGCCGCTGACGGAAAAGTGGCGGGCCTTTCAATGGGATGTTCAGGAAATTGACGGTCACGACACATCCGCCGTGGTGCAAGCGTTGCAGCGAGCCAAGTCCACCGAGGGACGCCCATCATGCATTGTCGCCCATACGGTCAAGGGCAAAGGCGTCTCTTTCGTTGAGGCAGACTATTCATATCATGGCAAATCACTTACCAAGGAAGAAGAGCAGCGTGCCTTGGAGGAACTCGGATGGCAGTAG
- a CDS encoding extracellular solute-binding protein, protein MTRRKMLLGLGSGASLALLAACGTATTMTDEAPAAAEETEAKAEEQPAAPETYEIRVFTTATWDLSQGIGLEVVQELEEANPGITVNATAESGNRMDKMVTAVAAGFGLDVGQAGSWQSQTLAVLKVPHGLDSYMAASDVIKKEEIWESLRGDLEWKGVVHGMPFGPDIRFLYVGNKAYLDAGLDPENPPASWTDLEDAISTLYTVSGDKIEKLGFDPLRGTGGNHLWMVPMWQLGGDTTSPEGLVTLDTPEAEEALNWQKRNIYDAQGGYNQVLDFWGEAARYPAYFQPFFQGVVGNMHLTNSERATQIWPNSPDFEFSFGPYPVPEGGRQAGYGGCHTWFLTVDSPDPEKGWKFLEHFGSAGVNVRWAQHFDRLPIRADVANDEEYHQGDEFVLFAANMMQHRKFVIPLPGAPQVLSFVNGFVPDVMAGNRTIPEALKEAEEQVQTILDDFLAEHGETR, encoded by the coding sequence ATGACACGACGTAAAATGCTACTCGGACTTGGTTCCGGCGCAAGTTTGGCGCTCTTGGCGGCCTGCGGTACAGCCACCACGATGACCGATGAGGCGCCGGCAGCCGCAGAAGAGACGGAGGCTAAAGCGGAAGAGCAGCCTGCCGCTCCTGAGACCTACGAAATCCGGGTCTTTACAACGGCTACATGGGACCTCAGCCAGGGCATTGGGCTAGAGGTTGTGCAGGAATTGGAAGAAGCGAACCCCGGCATCACCGTAAACGCCACGGCAGAGTCCGGCAACCGCATGGACAAGATGGTGACGGCCGTCGCCGCCGGTTTTGGCCTCGATGTCGGCCAAGCGGGTTCGTGGCAGTCCCAGACATTGGCCGTGCTCAAGGTACCGCATGGCCTCGACTCTTACATGGCGGCCTCAGACGTCATCAAGAAAGAGGAGATTTGGGAATCGCTCCGCGGCGACCTGGAGTGGAAAGGTGTTGTGCATGGCATGCCCTTCGGCCCCGACATCCGCTTCCTCTACGTCGGTAATAAAGCCTACCTCGACGCGGGATTAGACCCCGAGAATCCACCAGCATCGTGGACTGATCTTGAAGACGCAATCTCGACGCTCTACACCGTGAGCGGTGACAAGATTGAGAAACTGGGGTTCGACCCCTTGCGCGGCACCGGCGGCAACCACCTTTGGATGGTTCCCATGTGGCAATTGGGCGGTGATACTACTTCCCCCGAGGGACTCGTGACTCTTGACACGCCCGAGGCCGAAGAGGCCCTGAACTGGCAGAAGCGCAATATCTACGATGCCCAGGGCGGCTACAACCAGGTGTTGGATTTTTGGGGAGAAGCAGCCCGCTATCCGGCTTACTTCCAACCGTTCTTCCAGGGCGTGGTCGGCAATATGCACCTGACCAATTCTGAGCGAGCCACCCAGATTTGGCCGAACAGTCCTGACTTTGAATTCAGCTTTGGCCCGTATCCTGTCCCTGAAGGCGGTCGCCAGGCCGGCTACGGCGGTTGCCATACCTGGTTCCTGACCGTTGACTCGCCGGATCCGGAAAAGGGTTGGAAGTTCCTCGAGCACTTTGGCAGTGCGGGTGTAAATGTCCGGTGGGCGCAGCACTTCGATCGTTTGCCGATTCGCGCTGACGTGGCCAATGACGAGGAATATCATCAGGGCGACGAATTCGTGCTCTTCGCGGCTAACATGATGCAGCACCGCAAATTTGTCATACCCTTGCCGGGCGCGCCCCAGGTTCTCTCGTTTGTCAACGGTTTCGTGCCTGACGTTATGGCGGGTAACCGCACAATTCCCGAAGCCCTCAAGGAAGCCGAAGAGCAGGTCCAGACAATCCTCGACGACTTCCTGGCTGAACACGGCGAAACGCGGTAG
- a CDS encoding type II CAAX endopeptidase family protein: MATSEPTPETNQPKTRAFPNVLQALVLLGLLLILQLGVTVVVGFYLSLQSIPMQELSTVLAMVNLSTFGAVVILGTAWSRVSARQLFYLRGFSPMLILPMFVMMLGLIIVVSELDNVLQRFLPIPDWLIEMLGELGLGEGFMLGTFIVLVVVAPITEEPLFRGILLHGFTRNYGAWWAVIVTAFLFGAIHMNPWQFVGAFFLGLAFGWWTLETRSILPAILGHAMNNGMVVITVDVLSVEIQGFNAWEEGVQTHQPWWFTLAGVVLLVVGAGILYKLWVQDRQT; the protein is encoded by the coding sequence TTGGCTACGTCTGAGCCAACCCCCGAGACCAACCAACCTAAGACTCGCGCCTTTCCCAACGTCTTGCAGGCCCTGGTTTTACTCGGCCTGCTTTTGATTCTGCAGTTGGGCGTGACTGTGGTTGTAGGCTTCTATCTTTCCCTTCAGTCGATTCCGATGCAGGAGTTGTCCACGGTGCTTGCAATGGTGAACCTTTCCACCTTTGGCGCCGTCGTAATTTTAGGTACGGCATGGTCTCGCGTTTCGGCCCGCCAACTCTTCTATCTGCGGGGATTCTCCCCCATGCTGATCCTGCCGATGTTCGTGATGATGCTTGGCCTCATCATTGTCGTATCGGAACTCGATAACGTCCTCCAACGCTTCCTACCGATACCGGACTGGCTCATAGAGATGCTTGGCGAGCTTGGTCTTGGCGAGGGCTTCATGCTTGGCACCTTCATTGTGCTGGTTGTTGTCGCGCCAATCACCGAAGAACCACTGTTCCGCGGCATCCTGCTCCATGGCTTCACGCGCAACTACGGTGCGTGGTGGGCGGTGATAGTTACCGCTTTCCTATTTGGTGCTATTCACATGAATCCCTGGCAATTCGTAGGCGCTTTTTTCCTGGGGCTTGCGTTTGGGTGGTGGACGCTGGAGACGCGGTCTATTCTGCCGGCGATCCTCGGCCACGCTATGAACAACGGCATGGTCGTCATTACGGTCGACGTGTTAAGTGTGGAGATTCAAGGTTTCAATGCCTGGGAAGAAGGGGTGCAGACTCACCAGCCGTGGTGGTTCACACTCGCAGGCGTTGTTTTGCTCGTAGTCGGAGCGGGGATTCTGTACAAGCTATGGGTGCAGGATCGCCAGACCTGA
- a CDS encoding Gfo/Idh/MocA family oxidoreductase: MGELAQVAVITSPTGTMHVSGFLEILAALPEVAEVALVTDGADDIEAHAQAHLGARLVGTFADTDSLYAAFQPDLAIVSLEPRTAPPVIAACVRQGSHVLAEKPACLQWEEFGELAALADAQQRNIGLAFAARGFPFLQDARRQVSNGRLGKLYGVDTYFIADQTRVQQAEWQASWFSQKAYAGGGHLMWLGIHYVDLLHHLTGQRIVEVAGLTAVVGGAPIDTEDAAVAVLRFEDGMVGTLTSAYYVDRNKQSHLHLWGSDGWLRGRPNDWESLEWYSTHSAERSAPYRTIRYDAPTDDAAPTYYGLVRAAVRGALGLEAHPVATAEALHVLKVVHAIYRAAETGQTQRIE, encoded by the coding sequence ATGGGCGAGCTCGCACAGGTTGCCGTCATCACGTCTCCCACGGGCACAATGCATGTCAGCGGCTTCTTGGAAATCCTTGCAGCGCTTCCCGAAGTGGCGGAGGTGGCGTTGGTGACGGACGGCGCCGACGACATTGAGGCGCATGCGCAGGCGCACCTTGGCGCGCGGCTTGTCGGCACGTTCGCAGATACGGATTCACTGTATGCCGCCTTCCAACCGGACCTCGCCATTGTTAGTTTGGAACCACGCACCGCGCCTCCTGTCATTGCTGCCTGTGTCCGCCAGGGCAGCCACGTGCTTGCCGAGAAACCCGCCTGTCTGCAGTGGGAAGAGTTTGGGGAACTCGCTGCTCTGGCTGATGCGCAGCAACGCAATATCGGCCTCGCCTTTGCCGCGCGGGGTTTTCCCTTCTTACAAGATGCGCGACGCCAGGTTTCGAACGGCCGGCTCGGCAAGCTCTACGGCGTCGACACATATTTCATCGCCGACCAGACACGCGTGCAGCAAGCTGAATGGCAAGCATCCTGGTTTTCGCAGAAAGCCTACGCCGGCGGCGGGCACCTCATGTGGCTGGGTATTCATTATGTCGATCTGCTGCACCACCTTACCGGGCAACGCATTGTCGAAGTCGCCGGGCTCACCGCTGTCGTCGGCGGCGCGCCTATCGATACTGAGGACGCTGCCGTCGCGGTGCTGCGTTTCGAGGACGGCATGGTCGGTACGCTGACCTCGGCCTACTACGTGGACCGCAACAAGCAGTCGCATCTCCATCTCTGGGGTTCCGATGGCTGGCTGCGGGGAAGGCCCAACGATTGGGAGAGCCTGGAGTGGTATAGCACACATTCCGCCGAACGCTCCGCGCCCTACCGCACCATCCGGTACGATGCCCCGACAGACGACGCCGCGCCCACGTACTACGGATTGGTGCGGGCGGCGGTGCGCGGCGCCTTGGGACTGGAAGCACATCCGGTCGCCACGGCGGAGGCCCTGCACGTACTCAAGGTCGTCCACGCCATTTACCGCGCTGCGGAAACCGGCCAGACCCAGCGGATTGAGTGA
- a CDS encoding transketolase family protein, with protein sequence MAVEPKVNLKMGKATRDAFGAALREAGRTNPDIVVVDGDVNNSTRTEWFAQEFPERFINVGIAESNLVGIGAGLAACGKLPVIASFACFIMCNGYDQLRMSIAFPNLNVKVVGSHAGISIGEDGPSQMAIEDVALALGLPTFTVIVPADEPSTHKAVAAMLSAEGPAYMRVGRPDVPVIYGDNPDFTLGKANELRSGGDITLISNGIMVAAALEAAQTLAAEGVQARVLDMHTVRPLDVAAVTKAARETGKIVVAEEHLVQCGLGSVVAMAVVEHAPCAMAFVGVENTYAESGDASALLQKYGLTAQHIVAKARSLL encoded by the coding sequence ATGGCAGTAGAACCAAAAGTTAATCTCAAGATGGGCAAGGCGACTCGCGATGCGTTTGGCGCCGCGTTGCGGGAGGCCGGCAGGACTAATCCCGATATTGTCGTCGTGGACGGCGACGTCAATAATTCCACGCGTACCGAGTGGTTCGCGCAGGAGTTTCCCGAACGCTTCATCAATGTCGGCATCGCGGAATCGAACCTGGTAGGTATCGGCGCCGGATTGGCAGCGTGTGGAAAACTGCCGGTGATTGCCAGCTTCGCCTGCTTTATCATGTGCAACGGGTACGACCAGTTGCGCATGTCGATTGCTTTCCCGAATCTCAATGTAAAAGTCGTCGGCAGCCATGCGGGAATTAGCATCGGTGAAGACGGCCCGTCGCAGATGGCTATCGAAGATGTCGCTCTGGCGTTGGGTTTGCCGACGTTTACCGTGATCGTACCCGCCGATGAGCCCTCCACCCATAAGGCGGTTGCGGCGATGTTGAGCGCAGAGGGTCCCGCTTACATGCGCGTGGGCCGGCCGGACGTGCCCGTCATTTACGGGGACAATCCTGATTTCACGCTGGGAAAGGCAAACGAATTGCGCAGCGGCGGGGACATTACGCTCATTAGTAACGGCATCATGGTTGCTGCCGCGTTGGAGGCAGCACAGACATTAGCCGCGGAGGGTGTCCAGGCTCGTGTGCTCGACATGCACACGGTGCGACCGCTGGACGTGGCAGCCGTGACGAAAGCGGCGCGCGAAACAGGCAAGATCGTAGTTGCTGAGGAACATCTGGTGCAGTGCGGTCTCGGTAGCGTGGTGGCAATGGCGGTTGTCGAGCATGCCCCCTGCGCAATGGCATTCGTCGGAGTTGAGAACACCTACGCTGAGTCCGGAGATGCGTCTGCGCTCCTGCAGAAGTATGGCTTGACCGCTCAACACATTGTGGCAAAAGCCCGGTCCTTGCTGTAG
- a CDS encoding Gfo/Idh/MocA family oxidoreductase, producing MGSKRYRAALIGCGGMSKSHLPALHEVAEIDVVAVCDIDEGRLHAVGDAFNVANRYTDYHAMFAAEKLDIVAIATQGPQHCAATVAAAEHGVHVLCEKPMALDLVEADQMVEACDQAGVKLAINHQATVRPSLQRMRSMIENGDIGDVILVRGNNKSGRKAGNELMEMGTHVFDRMQFLGGAPTWCLAHLTWEGRAATIDDAMDSQEMSPRDRASGLVLGERAYALFGMSRAPVGECQFLGYEKTDSRLYSVDVLGTKGQLSLRGTGTRRGNSDLFHLPVPAFYPADLQDAPQWQHIAVPEELDPRLGEHSITPILQELIKSIETGSEHPCSGEAGRYNLEMVMAMYTSHLSGQRVSIPLAERTHPLSAGSSSVAHS from the coding sequence ATGGGGTCGAAACGATACCGGGCGGCACTGATCGGCTGCGGGGGGATGAGCAAGTCGCACCTTCCCGCGCTTCACGAAGTTGCTGAGATAGACGTCGTTGCCGTCTGCGACATAGACGAGGGCCGTCTGCATGCAGTTGGCGACGCGTTCAACGTGGCAAACCGCTACACCGACTACCACGCCATGTTCGCAGCGGAGAAGCTGGACATTGTCGCCATTGCTACGCAAGGACCCCAACACTGCGCCGCTACGGTAGCGGCGGCAGAGCATGGCGTACACGTGCTTTGTGAAAAGCCCATGGCCCTCGACCTTGTTGAGGCCGATCAGATGGTGGAGGCATGCGACCAGGCCGGCGTGAAGCTTGCCATTAACCATCAAGCCACGGTGCGTCCGTCACTGCAACGCATGCGGTCCATGATCGAAAATGGGGACATTGGTGACGTAATCTTGGTGCGCGGTAACAACAAGAGCGGGCGCAAGGCCGGTAACGAACTCATGGAGATGGGCACGCACGTCTTCGACCGCATGCAGTTCTTAGGCGGCGCGCCGACCTGGTGCCTAGCCCACCTTACCTGGGAGGGAAGAGCCGCCACAATTGATGACGCCATGGATTCTCAGGAAATGAGTCCTAGAGACCGCGCCTCCGGCTTGGTGCTCGGCGAGCGGGCGTACGCTCTCTTCGGCATGTCGCGCGCACCGGTGGGTGAATGCCAATTTCTGGGCTATGAGAAGACTGACAGTAGACTCTACAGCGTGGATGTGCTCGGTACCAAGGGCCAACTGTCGCTGCGTGGCACCGGCACCCGGCGGGGCAACAGCGATCTCTTCCACCTGCCCGTGCCGGCGTTCTATCCTGCTGACCTGCAGGATGCGCCGCAATGGCAGCACATAGCGGTGCCGGAAGAGCTCGACCCGCGACTTGGCGAGCACAGCATTACCCCAATCCTGCAAGAGCTAATCAAGTCCATCGAGACTGGCAGTGAACACCCCTGCAGCGGCGAGGCGGGCCGCTATAACCTGGAGATGGTGATGGCTATGTATACCTCGCACCTGAGCGGACAACGTGTCAGCATTCCCCTCGCCGAGCGGACGCATCCATTGTCCGCAGGGTCGTCTAGCGTAGCACACTCATAA
- a CDS encoding cobalamin-independent methionine synthase II family protein has product MPVPSSDPAPNTAGDHKEPPILTTVVGSYPAPAWLLAMPSRPALRDAMLAVFKTQELAGIDVVTDGELSRFDVNHPETQGMIEYFVSPLGGIDTTFSRAEVAAFRQQSGMQFRKQPAGVVRDAIGEGTLDLPSAATGGSLTTRPYKFTLTSPYMLAKSLLDLHYRDIRSLAFAIADVFCKQAADLNAAALQIDEANLVGSPSDGEWAADVLNHVFAGFNGQKGVHLCFGNYGGQTVQQGLFKDLLPFFNRLECDHLLLEFSRPGDAELPVFQDLRPDVALGIGVVDIKDNAVETPDLIARRIERVVTVLGADRIKWVHPDCGFWMLSRIVADQKMAALVKGRDLFLGQNSTKE; this is encoded by the coding sequence GTGCCTGTACCCTCATCTGACCCAGCACCCAACACCGCAGGGGATCACAAAGAACCCCCAATCCTGACCACCGTGGTGGGGAGTTATCCCGCGCCTGCCTGGCTGCTGGCGATGCCCAGCAGGCCCGCGCTGCGCGACGCCATGCTCGCAGTGTTCAAGACTCAGGAGCTTGCCGGCATCGATGTGGTGACGGATGGCGAACTCTCTCGATTCGACGTCAACCATCCGGAAACCCAGGGCATGATCGAATACTTTGTCTCTCCCTTAGGCGGGATAGACACGACTTTCAGTCGAGCTGAAGTTGCCGCCTTTCGCCAGCAATCCGGTATGCAGTTTCGCAAGCAGCCTGCGGGAGTCGTGCGAGATGCCATAGGTGAGGGAACGCTCGACCTGCCGTCCGCCGCGACCGGTGGCTCGCTCACCACACGCCCCTATAAATTTACGCTCACGAGCCCTTATATGCTTGCCAAGTCCCTGCTGGACCTCCACTATCGCGATATTCGCTCACTTGCTTTCGCCATTGCCGATGTCTTTTGCAAACAGGCGGCTGACCTTAACGCGGCAGCCTTGCAAATCGATGAGGCAAATCTGGTCGGTTCGCCGTCTGACGGCGAGTGGGCGGCTGACGTTCTCAACCACGTGTTTGCCGGGTTCAACGGGCAGAAGGGCGTGCATCTCTGCTTTGGCAATTACGGCGGGCAGACCGTCCAGCAAGGGTTGTTTAAGGATCTCCTTCCTTTCTTCAACCGGTTGGAGTGCGATCACCTTCTGCTGGAGTTTTCGCGTCCGGGCGACGCGGAACTGCCAGTGTTTCAGGATCTCAGACCTGATGTAGCCTTGGGAATCGGCGTCGTTGATATCAAGGACAACGCCGTGGAGACACCGGACCTCATCGCCCGCCGCATTGAACGCGTTGTAACGGTATTGGGCGCAGATCGCATCAAATGGGTGCATCCCGACTGCGGCTTCTGGATGCTCTCCCGCATAGTCGCCGATCAGAAGATGGCTGCGCTGGTCAAAGGCCGCGATCTCTTTCTCGGACAAAACAGCACAAAGGAGTGA
- a CDS encoding LysM peptidoglycan-binding domain-containing protein, with product MKVPIKFLRVMLLLLGLAVIATACVPFVGNGPDEETPTPEVIPTVIRPTQATSEAPAASPVPTLVPLPTRAPQAATAPPSCTPRTDWPTYTVQSGDTLYSIAQRSDSTQAIVQAANCLADPNKIFEGQSLRVPKQPAPREPAATPGPAATPQPGFFQATVTPGAPTATGEVEFTIIVQDNTAIPGSPGSYQARTADGAVKLGVSVTNVTSFEIVRADGYVLDREQAASGSTTAGGNFSYTKLNRAEGSNHLIFTIKVIKPDGTEDESTPYYIQWP from the coding sequence GTGAAAGTGCCCATTAAGTTTCTCCGGGTCATGCTTTTGTTGCTGGGACTTGCGGTTATAGCAACCGCTTGCGTCCCATTTGTGGGGAACGGCCCCGATGAAGAGACGCCCACTCCTGAAGTCATCCCAACGGTCATTCGCCCGACGCAAGCAACCTCCGAGGCGCCTGCTGCCTCGCCGGTGCCAACATTAGTGCCATTGCCGACTCGGGCTCCGCAGGCCGCGACCGCCCCGCCATCTTGCACACCACGTACCGATTGGCCGACCTACACCGTACAATCGGGTGACACGCTCTATAGCATCGCCCAGCGCAGTGATTCCACACAGGCAATTGTCCAGGCGGCGAACTGCCTCGCTGATCCGAATAAGATATTTGAAGGGCAGTCACTGCGCGTACCGAAACAACCGGCCCCGCGGGAACCTGCGGCCACTCCCGGGCCTGCAGCGACCCCGCAACCAGGCTTCTTCCAAGCAACGGTCACACCCGGCGCGCCCACTGCAACTGGGGAGGTTGAGTTTACGATTATTGTACAAGACAACACAGCCATCCCAGGCTCACCAGGATCTTACCAGGCGCGGACTGCGGACGGCGCCGTAAAGCTTGGTGTTTCGGTTACCAATGTGACGAGTTTCGAGATTGTGCGTGCGGACGGTTACGTCTTAGATAGAGAGCAAGCTGCTTCCGGCAGTACGACCGCAGGGGGTAATTTCAGCTATACTAAATTGAACCGGGCAGAGGGCAGCAACCATCTAATCTTCACCATAAAGGTTATAAAGCCGGATGGTACTGAAGATGAGAGCACTCCCTATTACATTCAGTGGCCGTAA